In the Entelurus aequoreus isolate RoL-2023_Sb linkage group LG16, RoL_Eaeq_v1.1, whole genome shotgun sequence genome, CTTCTTTTCAAAGTGCCATAAAtcccacagcagctgatggacgctgtattgagaaaataaaagcaacatcaaatagtttttccCCTTtgttgtatacttttagtgtaggACAGATGCgtccgtctccaatattgtccacacctgtctccatctaaacacagcagagcgctcttaaacgcacggcgggaagcgagggaaaattatgttaaaccaagcgcttggctccatttactccaatattgtccacacctgtctccatctaaacacagcagagcgctcttaaacgcacggcgggaagcgagggaaaattatgttaaaccaagcgcttggctccattTACTCCAaggggaaatctcccgagcaaagtccgtgtagttcgtctgccatgattatcaagcatgcgcctgacttcgtgttgcctaaaatgcataaaATTCCATTGattgaaacaaaaaaagggagccGAATATTGAGAAGTCGTTCttttcaaagagccataaatcccatctctgACTTTACAGAAAAATGGAAGATGCCAGTTAGGATACATTGTGAATGTCAAACATGTGTCATTTTACAACAgtgtttatttgttatttacaGACCCTTTTGTTATCGATGAAGTGGACGATCATCCCAGCACTCGCTGGGCAGGCCGCACGCCACGTTCCTCGGACCCCGGCCAATCGCAACCTAAAGGCTCTCccaggaaaaagaagaagaggaagaagaaagaaaagcAAGAAGTAGCCGAGGACGCGGGACGAGGTAAAAACAGAAAGGCAAAGCACAGCAGCAGGGACTGCCGGGTAGAAAAGCGAGAGATGAAGGTGCGGGACCTGGGACTCGGGTTCGACTCGGACGAGATCGTCCTCTTCAAGTTTTGCGTGGGCACCTGTCAGTCTTCCAGGACGAACTACGACCTGGCGCTGAAAGCGCTCCTGGAGAACGGCTCGCTCCCGCGACGCACTTCCCGCAAGGTCAGCAGCCACCCTTGTTGCCGACCCGACCGCTACGAGCCTGTGTCCTTCATGGACGCCCAGACCACATGGAGGACCATCCAGTCCCTATCCGCTGCCAGCTGCACCTGCATGGGCTGAAGGAGCTACCAGAAGATACAGGAAGTGATTGGTTTTCTCTTTTTGGGCGCAGCCAAGGACCAGGGGGTGGGGCCTGAGAGGAGGTCATCACGGAGCCACAGTGTGGAATCATTGTTACGTCCTCAAAGAGAACACTTGTTTCTGTGGACTAGGTGAACGTGTGACTGCTTCGCGTCACCTCGCGTGACACCCAGAGTGTCGACTCTGTGTTTATCTTGGAAAAGCAGCAAACAGACTGCTAAACGTTCAATATTTACTACTCACGCTGATGCCAGCTCTTCCCAGAAGTTCAATAACAAGTAAATGGGTTCAACGTTCAAGTGAGCCCAGCCAAATGGATGCCATGCATCTTCACGTATTACTgtataaaagtaaaatatatttatttctgataagttatttatttattatagctTCGTATGAGAGCTGCTCCAGTCAACTCTGTATCGTGGATGTATATCTATTTATTGCCAAATGTCTGCTCCCATACGCTACATGTACACACTACATGAAGTCTGTTTCAGCCTGGTCATGAAGCGCCTCAAAAAACTCAGACCGAGCACCTGATACGGAACCTTCATTCTGCTTCTATTCTAGAGAGAACCAAAAACACCTTGATAGAGTTTGAAAATTCACCACAAACTGACGTCCAGTGGATTGACATTGTGtgcataataaatatatttactttaCAGTACCTCACATACCTGAGTCTGATGATTGATTGCTGTTGTGGCAGATGTTGACTCACCAGCCCTAACAACTACACTGAAAACATGCAATCATGTGTACACATCTGAACTT is a window encoding:
- the LOC133631280 gene encoding artemin, yielding MTRGGGRTMTPRVTPASDLSGARLRGTSGGRPWRSRRKGRQETTSVMSAKVLLWVLLSVLPLVDGARMKVDMGSSGVGADSGHMAGLLGGQDGLELPVTLPDMMEDEEQGDDSHPYSPWHSLYDPFVIDEVDDHPSTRWAGRTPRSSDPGQSQPKGSPRKKKKRKKKEKQEVAEDAGRGKNRKAKHSSRDCRVEKREMKVRDLGLGFDSDEIVLFKFCVGTCQSSRTNYDLALKALLENGSLPRRTSRKVSSHPCCRPDRYEPVSFMDAQTTWRTIQSLSAASCTCMG